From the Oleiphilus messinensis genome, one window contains:
- a CDS encoding paraquat-inducible protein A: MKDESSPIDIPQPATFDATRDGALHGTAIDREWLSAKQAGLISCRDCGQLNPLAESQRQAGNCSRCGSKLHQRLPYSIQRTWAFVIASLIVFIPANTLPMMTVLNFGHGQPDTIISGILFLLKIGMVPVAIIVFIASFLVPLAKILGLMILLITVQRNSTVQPRHRTLLYRLVDLLGKWSMLDVFVVTIMTAVVNLGYISSIEAGAGATAFAVMVILTMFAAHSFDPRLIWDLAETAEKAETKASKEIQE, translated from the coding sequence ATGAAGGACGAGAGTAGTCCGATAGACATACCGCAGCCTGCAACTTTCGATGCGACTCGGGATGGGGCGTTGCACGGAACCGCTATTGACCGGGAATGGCTTTCGGCCAAACAGGCAGGGTTAATTTCGTGCAGAGACTGCGGACAGCTCAATCCTTTGGCAGAGTCCCAACGTCAAGCCGGCAACTGCAGCCGCTGCGGCTCAAAATTACATCAGCGCCTGCCCTACAGTATTCAACGGACCTGGGCTTTTGTCATAGCCTCATTAATCGTATTTATTCCCGCAAATACCTTGCCCATGATGACGGTTTTGAATTTTGGTCACGGTCAACCGGATACCATAATTTCAGGTATCTTGTTTTTGCTGAAAATTGGCATGGTGCCGGTTGCCATAATTGTTTTTATTGCCAGTTTTCTGGTTCCCCTGGCGAAAATTCTGGGCTTGATGATTCTGTTAATCACGGTGCAACGCAATTCAACCGTACAGCCCAGACACCGGACATTACTCTATCGCCTGGTGGATCTGCTGGGAAAATGGTCAATGCTGGATGTCTTTGTCGTGACAATTATGACGGCAGTCGTTAATTTAGGGTACATCAGTAGCATTGAGGCTGGCGCAGGCGCCACCGCATTTGCCGTTATGGTCATACTGACGATGTTTGCCGCCCACAGTTTTGATCCACGCTTGATTTGGGACTTGGCAGAAACCGCGGAAAAAGCTGAAACAAAAGCGAGTAAGGAAATTCAAGAATGA
- a CDS encoding paraquat-inducible protein A yields MQQFLSERNLSNWIACPECDLLVSKPILARGEKAKCPRCSYLLHEHKPDSLNRTLAVSLAGLLVFIPASTLPLLGLEAFGLKNNVSLLECILAMWSREMYAVAVFVFFFSIFFPLLRLVIMLYLALRLRWNHFSPHFITFFRYFHHLKEWGMPEVFMLGLIVTLYKLVGLADVIYGFGFLGFIFFLITATLVTAFLDEHWVWEKLDEGRE; encoded by the coding sequence ATGCAACAATTTTTATCAGAACGCAACCTCAGTAACTGGATTGCTTGTCCAGAATGTGATTTGCTCGTAAGTAAGCCGATACTGGCCCGCGGCGAAAAGGCAAAGTGTCCCCGCTGCAGTTATCTGCTACACGAACACAAGCCGGACAGCCTAAACCGGACCCTGGCAGTATCTTTAGCTGGCCTGTTGGTATTCATCCCGGCAAGCACACTACCCTTATTGGGACTTGAAGCCTTTGGTTTGAAGAACAATGTCTCACTGCTGGAGTGCATTCTGGCAATGTGGAGCCGTGAGATGTATGCCGTTGCGGTTTTTGTGTTCTTCTTCAGTATCTTCTTTCCCCTGTTACGCTTAGTGATTATGCTGTATCTGGCTTTGCGTTTGCGCTGGAACCACTTCAGTCCGCACTTCATAACCTTTTTCCGGTATTTTCACCACTTGAAAGAATGGGGCATGCCTGAGGTTTTCATGCTCGGTCTCATCGTTACCCTGTATAAACTTGTGGGACTGGCCGACGTTATTTACGGGTTCGGTTTTCTGGGCTTTATTTTCTTTCTCATCACGGCCACACTGGTTACGGCATTCCTCGATGAACACTGGGTTTGGGAAAAACTGGATGAAGGACGAGAGTAG
- the puuE gene encoding allantoinase PuuE, translating to MTSSVDYPRDLIGYGATPPDPKWPGGARLALQFVLNYEEGGENCVLHGDEHAETFLSEIYGASPYPDRHMSMESIYEYGSRAGVWRILKEFERRNLPLTIFAVAMALERHPELVTALQAADHEIACHGLRWIHYQTMPEEREKAHLQAAIAIFKRLTGKHPEGWYTGRDSPRTRSLVVEQGGFLYDSDYYGDDLPFWQNVDTGNGTIRPHLIIPYTLDNNDMRFSSPTGFAQGDDFFNYLKDSFDVLYAEGAEAPKMMSVGLHCRLVGRPGRFRALQRFLDYVCGHEDVWICRRVDIAQHWHRYHPYDR from the coding sequence ATGACGTCGTCCGTCGACTATCCACGTGATCTGATTGGTTATGGCGCTACGCCACCCGACCCGAAATGGCCTGGCGGGGCTCGTCTGGCCCTGCAGTTTGTGCTGAATTATGAAGAAGGCGGGGAAAATTGTGTGCTGCACGGCGATGAACATGCCGAGACTTTCCTTTCTGAAATCTACGGCGCCTCCCCCTACCCGGACCGGCACATGAGCATGGAGTCTATTTACGAATACGGCTCTCGTGCAGGGGTATGGCGTATTTTGAAAGAATTCGAACGACGCAATCTGCCGTTGACTATTTTTGCCGTTGCCATGGCATTGGAACGCCACCCGGAATTGGTCACCGCGTTGCAAGCGGCAGACCACGAAATTGCATGCCACGGCCTGCGCTGGATTCATTACCAGACTATGCCGGAAGAACGGGAAAAAGCACACCTGCAAGCGGCCATCGCCATCTTCAAACGGCTCACGGGTAAACACCCGGAAGGCTGGTATACCGGCCGGGATTCACCCCGCACCCGGTCACTGGTGGTGGAACAAGGTGGCTTTTTGTATGACTCGGATTACTACGGCGATGATCTTCCATTCTGGCAAAATGTTGATACCGGAAACGGTACCATTCGCCCTCACCTGATCATACCTTACACCCTGGATAACAATGATATGCGCTTCTCTTCCCCCACAGGGTTTGCCCAAGGGGATGATTTTTTCAACTATCTCAAAGACAGTTTTGATGTGCTGTATGCGGAGGGCGCAGAGGCACCGAAAATGATGTCCGTTGGGCTACACTGCCGACTGGTTGGCCGTCCGGGACGCTTCCGGGCCCTGCAACGCTTTCTTGATTATGTCTGCGGCCACGAGGATGTCTGGATCTGTCGACGGGTTGATATTGCACAACACTGGCACCGGTACCACCCTTATGACCGATAG
- a CDS encoding PqiB family protein produces the protein MTDEPKDNPTPADDTPGDGNGNAERNADSNGPVERPQQAQISVKNGISAVWLVPLIALIFGLYLGVKAYLEQGIIIHINFPTAEGITPGKTEVRYKGLIVGIVKDVSMADNLKRVDVTVEMTPQTADYLTENAQFWLVSAEISLSGVKGLDTLMSGNYIRLQEGDQSLAARRDFVALESPPLLPDSAPELHIRLKAKELGSIRDGTKIFYRKIPVGEVRSHSLNPDGQGVTFEAYIDEKYAHLVYNNTRFWNISGVSLEGDITNLKLKLDSLESLLIGGIAMGVPEQLEAGGAASRGDRFTLHSNYEAAQVGIPIKLYFEFGTGINDDMPILFEGITMGRIHRYTIELNRRQIIAEAEFDPRYDEYLNDKSQFFLVKPRVSLSGIENLETLTKGQYVSLRPSTHGIPVAKFTVRNGAPPIPEDGPGLHLVLSANSAASLSPGTPILYHQLDVGSVQTIKLNPGEFPRFNVKIHIRPEYAHLVNRESRFWNARGVAIKGGVQSFEIRTESIASILQGGIAFTTPGPLPPTETAALRAQNGDRFTLYEDEEDSQINTRIQVHFDSGEGLREGMPVKYQDQKIGEVDSLSFATGSRAGLSNISANIRLFDWARSLIRNDTSIWLVKAKVGLTDIKNVDALVLGTYLEILPGTGRVTQRLTARQHPAKSRSRPRGLNLVLRGDHLGSVKEGHPISYRQIKVGDVISKDLSADANHVLVYINIYEEYVNLVKSDSVFWNASGIKVDAGLFSGVKINTESLETLITGGIAFATPPKHPQQENVGQGHEFTIHDKSRDTWLRWKPGIPLRN, from the coding sequence ATGACCGACGAACCAAAGGACAACCCAACCCCGGCGGATGATACCCCTGGCGACGGGAACGGTAATGCCGAGCGCAACGCTGACAGTAATGGGCCGGTTGAAAGACCGCAGCAAGCCCAAATTTCGGTGAAAAACGGTATCTCCGCGGTCTGGCTTGTGCCCTTAATCGCACTGATCTTTGGCCTTTATCTCGGCGTAAAAGCCTATTTAGAGCAAGGGATCATTATCCACATCAATTTCCCGACCGCAGAGGGCATCACGCCCGGTAAAACCGAGGTCCGTTACAAAGGGCTGATTGTTGGTATCGTCAAGGATGTCAGCATGGCGGATAACCTCAAACGGGTTGACGTGACCGTCGAGATGACCCCGCAAACGGCTGATTATCTTACCGAGAATGCCCAGTTCTGGCTGGTTTCCGCAGAGATATCACTGTCCGGTGTTAAAGGTCTGGATACCCTGATGTCCGGCAATTACATTCGACTCCAGGAGGGCGACCAGAGCCTTGCAGCACGACGCGACTTCGTCGCCCTGGAATCCCCCCCACTTTTGCCGGATTCCGCTCCGGAACTGCATATCAGACTGAAAGCTAAAGAACTGGGATCGATTCGCGATGGCACCAAAATTTTCTACCGAAAAATCCCGGTCGGCGAAGTGCGTTCTCACTCTCTCAATCCCGATGGGCAGGGCGTGACCTTTGAAGCCTACATTGATGAGAAATACGCTCACCTTGTCTACAACAATACCCGGTTCTGGAATATCAGCGGCGTCTCCCTGGAGGGAGACATTACCAACCTGAAACTGAAACTCGACTCCCTTGAGTCCCTATTAATTGGTGGCATCGCCATGGGGGTACCAGAACAGCTTGAAGCCGGTGGTGCCGCTAGCCGGGGTGACCGCTTCACTCTGCATTCCAACTATGAAGCGGCTCAAGTTGGCATACCGATCAAACTCTATTTTGAGTTTGGCACGGGGATCAACGACGATATGCCGATTTTGTTTGAAGGCATTACCATGGGTCGTATTCATCGCTACACCATCGAACTGAACCGCCGCCAGATCATTGCAGAAGCCGAATTCGATCCACGCTATGACGAGTATCTTAATGATAAATCGCAATTTTTCCTGGTGAAGCCCCGTGTATCACTGAGCGGAATCGAAAATCTCGAAACCCTGACCAAAGGGCAATACGTCAGCCTACGTCCATCAACCCATGGCATTCCGGTAGCTAAATTTACCGTACGAAATGGCGCCCCCCCGATACCTGAAGATGGTCCAGGATTGCACTTGGTACTCTCGGCAAACAGTGCAGCCTCCTTATCACCGGGAACCCCGATTCTGTATCATCAACTGGACGTCGGTTCGGTACAGACGATCAAACTCAACCCGGGAGAATTTCCCCGGTTTAATGTGAAGATCCACATCCGCCCCGAATATGCTCACTTGGTAAACCGGGAAAGTCGCTTCTGGAATGCACGTGGTGTTGCCATCAAAGGTGGCGTACAGAGCTTTGAAATCAGAACCGAGTCAATCGCATCCATACTGCAGGGCGGTATCGCGTTCACCACCCCGGGACCACTTCCCCCCACCGAAACAGCGGCTTTACGGGCCCAGAACGGTGACCGCTTTACGCTCTATGAAGACGAAGAAGACAGTCAGATCAACACCCGGATCCAGGTTCATTTTGACAGCGGTGAAGGACTGCGGGAAGGCATGCCCGTAAAATATCAGGATCAGAAAATCGGCGAGGTCGACAGTCTGTCCTTTGCTACGGGGTCACGCGCAGGCTTGAGCAATATTAGCGCAAACATTCGTCTGTTCGACTGGGCCCGGAGTCTGATTCGAAACGATACATCAATCTGGCTGGTTAAAGCCAAGGTCGGACTCACTGATATCAAAAATGTCGATGCCCTGGTACTGGGAACCTATCTCGAAATTCTGCCAGGCACAGGCCGGGTTACTCAGCGACTGACAGCGCGCCAGCACCCCGCGAAATCAAGGTCACGACCACGAGGCTTAAACCTGGTTCTGCGCGGTGACCACCTCGGCTCTGTAAAAGAAGGCCACCCGATTTCATACCGCCAGATTAAAGTTGGTGATGTGATCAGCAAAGACCTGAGCGCCGATGCAAATCATGTATTGGTCTATATCAATATTTACGAAGAGTATGTCAATCTGGTTAAATCGGATTCCGTCTTCTGGAACGCCAGCGGCATCAAAGTCGACGCGGGATTATTCAGTGGCGTTAAAATCAACACCGAGTCCCTCGAAACTCTGATTACGGGCGGCATTGCATTTGCCACGCCGCCGAAACATCCGCAACAGGAAAATGTGGGTCAGGGACATGAATTTACGATCCACGACAAGAGCCGTGATACCTGGTTACGCTGGAAGCCGGGGATTCCGTTGCGAAACTGA
- a CDS encoding DCC1-like thiol-disulfide oxidoreductase family protein, which produces MSELTQTISEQTARAPIKVYFDGACPACRRDQKRYNHWTGHNRVYWVDITNADAQLREKGIDPQLALLMLHIELPDGTIVNDIEAYQILFAQVYWLKPLNMILRWHWLKEYIRGRYRAAVKRRLATDPRYCKLP; this is translated from the coding sequence ATGTCCGAACTGACTCAGACCATCTCCGAACAAACGGCCAGAGCGCCGATCAAGGTGTATTTCGACGGCGCCTGTCCGGCTTGTCGACGGGATCAAAAACGCTACAATCACTGGACGGGACACAACCGGGTTTACTGGGTGGACATCACCAACGCCGATGCACAGCTCAGGGAAAAAGGCATCGATCCGCAGCTCGCGCTTCTGATGCTTCACATCGAATTACCCGACGGCACCATCGTGAATGACATTGAAGCCTATCAAATTCTGTTTGCTCAGGTTTACTGGCTCAAACCATTGAATATGATCTTGCGATGGCACTGGCTGAAAGAATACATTCGAGGACGTTACCGGGCCGCAGTGAAACGCCGATTGGCAACCGATCCCCGCTATTGCAAACTACCCTGA